The nucleotide window TGGTCTCTGTCGACTCATAGCAGTTCTTTCATGCTTATCTGTAGCGTGCTAGCTAGTCTTTGGACTGGAGTAGTGTGTCGGTGCCAACACTTTTGTATCTCgtcttgtgtgtgtgtgtgtgtgtgtgtgtgtgtgtgtgtgtgtgtgtgtgtgtttgtgtgtgttgtGTTGTGTGGTGGTGATGTGTATTTGTATCGGTCTCTCGGATGTACTGGTGATGgttgctttataatataaagcaGGGGGGGCTTTTTGGTAGCGAGTTCTGCAAAGGGATGGAGTGGGGTTAAAGTGGTTGGATGCACTTTTATTTCACTTGGtgtctttattttattttttgaactcTCCAACCTCTTTATTTATTCAGTGGTAAATAACAAAGGATCTTTTACAATAAGAGGTACCAATGCACTAGGGGCCTCATCAACCATGTGCTAGGGGGAGAGGATCTAGCCAATCTTACCAACTCATGAGCAACCGAATTTGATTCACGGTGGCAATGCTCGAATCGGACTTGACCTAGAACGCATGTCATGTGGTAGCAATCATCAATCAATGCTGCAGCCGGGCTAGCAAATAAACCACCATCTTGCATTGCTTGTATCACATCACTATTATCTGAGCTAATCACCAATCTTCACCTGCTACATTAAGTCCAAACCGGAGTGCAAGGGCTTCGGCCATTAAGGCATCCATGCATTCACCTGCTACATTATTTCCTGCCGCTAAAAGGTTTCCAGAACTATCCCAAAGTACAACAACCTCTGTGCCTTGTAGAGAGTCCAGGTCAAAGCCCGCATCAACATTAAGATTTACTGTCCCGGCGGGCGGACACACCCAAGGGTTTCTTTGAATTTTTGCTTTTGGCTTAGAGGCTGCAAATCCCGCATCAAcaatgatttttttttcttttgactCTGTGTCTTGATTAGTCAGGTTCATTATGCtatgataaatatttatttttaACCAAACAAAAAATAGATAATTGCCGGCAAGGGGCAGCGCAAGGCAGTGCGGTGGCTGCCGGTGCGAGGCAGTGTGGCGGCAGGCGGTGGCGCGGGAGCGAAATGGCGTGACGGTGGGCGGCGCGGCAGCGAGGCGGCAGGCAGCGCCGGCGTTTATGGAAAGTTGGGGCAAAAAAAGTTTCTACAACTGTTCCGTAAAGTGGCCATAATTTGATGGGAAAACGATCTGTTTGTAAATGCGCGGAAAGAAAAGGCCTAGTTTACGGAATCTTCTAAAATTATAGATAATTTAAGGGAACTATCGAAGAAATTTTTTACCTTGATTTTTTATAAATGATAGTACGGGAGCTGTCAGTGATGCAGCCGTCCGAGCAGCAGCACTCCCGTCCGGGAGGGACCAATCGCGGTCATCCCAACCATCCGGGGCACGCGCCAGACACGTCCCGCCACGTTCAAGGCGCGCGCGTGGCGTCACCATGTCGACACCCGACACCGCGGCAGTACGGGACGCAGCGCCAGTACGCAGTGTGATTAAGATATGCGCAGCCGGAATCCTTCCTCGAGATCGTGCCGTAATGCCTTTGATACGCGGTAATATAGTAATGCCGCAACTACTATACTAGCATAGACAAATCTTAGTGGGCCAAACAAGTTGCAGCAGCAGCTAATCACAGGAGAGATCCGATGGTGCAGATTAAGTACCCCTCTTAATCTCTTATAGTATATGCACAATTAGGCAAGCAATGTCGAATTTCACGAGCAACCTGTATTTAAAAGTATATATGTACGGCCTGAAATCATTTTCTTGGTGTTTTATCTTTAGTGGCGACCATTACCCCAATTTGCCACTGGTAACTCGTTTGGGAATCTTGTGAGGCCTCCATCTCGACCTAAAGATGCAGGCAGACGCGTCCGTGCCGTCCGTTTCCGTTCACGCCGCCAAAAATGCACTAATCTTTGTTATTTTATAATCATGCTTGTTCTAATTATGATTCTATGGACAGATGCGGACATGCCGACCCTGTCCAGTTGCATCCCTGTTGCTCTATTCACTTGGccataagggcatctccagccgcgccccaaCCCCCAGGTCATTTTTTCGGCGTcggcgccgaaaaaacggcccagtcgcgtcCCCAGGACGCCGAAAATCGCCGGTTCGGACCTTTTTTCTGCCCGGCGGTCACAgtccgaacccggcgcgctggggagcagttgggggctccggcactagggaaaagcacgcctggcccacaccgacaggagaaaagtcaaggtttttttcccccgactcgcctcgcaccccccgcgccctcggccaccactagctatatcccggcgacggccgccgccctactctgctagatagccattccccaccggaaaatagcagcgcttcgccgcggcagcccctcccacagcagctgggcgtttccggccgcggaggcgcggtttagcggcgggtacacgcccaccgagcgcaaggtgttcggcgttttgattgtctcggcgatggactcggatgacgaggaagagctcgccgcgctgctggaaGAGGAAGCCGCGGCtgacgtccaggaagaagagcatctcatggtgctcgccgccctcgcccagctgctggcgagcaatgaaaaaccgcagcgaggtggctcggcgtcggggcgggtgaaagcaaagaaccggcatcgtctcgaaggctattgtatgctctactccgactacttcgccgatgctccacttcatggcgagaaaacatttcggcgccattatcggatgagccgaaagctcttcctcaggattgtgaattccatccgggagttcgacaactacttcaagtgcaagatggattgcactggcgctcttggattcacctccatccagaagtgcacggcagcgatgaggatgcttgcatatggagctcccagtgattcactcgacgactatgggcgcatggccgagtccaccagcatagagtgtttctacaagttctgtcgggcagtgtttgggccacaatacttgagaacacccaatgcggaagacactgctcggatcctagctcagaatgcagcaagaggatttcctgggatgcttggaagcattgactgcatgcattggaaatgaaAGAATTGACCATttggttggcaggggatgtacaaaggcgccaaaggcggttgcagtgtggtgcttgagacggtagccacacaggacctctggatttggcactccttctttggtatgccaggaactcacaatgacatcaacgtgctgcagtgctctcctaTTTTTGCCAAGCTCATTGAGGGCCATTCTCCTCtggtgaacttcgagatcaatgggcaccaatacactacctagcagatggcatctatccgagatggtcgacatttgtgaagacgatctcaaaccctgcggcaggaggcaagaacgcctggtttgcgaaagttcaggagacttgcaggaaggatgtcgagcgggcatttggtgtgctccaatctcgattcgctgttgttcggtacccgctcagacctggtccaaagatcaaatgtgggagattatgacttgctgtgtcatcttgcacaacatatCATCGAGAtcgagcaagaagacccagtgtttgacactgaaccatactacaggcagggtcctctagccgaagttgatcaccatctaccggcaacttggactgcctatctcagtatgcgtcaggagatccgagacccacaggtgcatcatcaactgcagaaagatctgattgagcacctatggaggcttaagggggacgccgtgtgatgaaatacgagtttttatttgttgaactatataatttgtattgaactatttgttgttgtactattttgttgaagtatttgatttttctatgatgaaatgtcataagaaataattgtgttgataattgaacgccgagacacggcgaaatcacgccgaatatgggcctattctcgcccatatgggccctttattcgccgaaattgggctgcaaagtgggccaatttcggcgcctgggggcgagctgggggcgacgactgggcgcaaaaccgcccccagcgccgattgtatcgccggctcgtccccagggggcgatttttatgcgtcctggggggccaccggctggagatgccctaaagTCTCTACATCTCTAAGCTGAAAGGTGTATAATAGCATCTGTAGCCGGACGTCTTAAACCCTCTCTCATACGCCCGCGGCCCGGTCAGTGACCGGATATGAGAAGGAAGGAAAAAAGTGACCCAACTGGATCCCACATCATTCTTATATGTCCGGGCTGTCCGCGAATCCTCATATTGAGGGCAAATGTTGGGAGGATAAGAGGGCTCGCGGACGCGCCCAGACAAGCCCGGTCAGTCCGCTATGTAGGACGCAGCCCCACCCCAGACCATCTTTTCTCTTTCTttattcattttttttctttctctatCTTCATCTACACCAATTACGTGCAAGTGCCCGATCATATAAGAAAGAAATTGAGAAGTGTGGCTGGGCGAATGGACAAATAAGGGCTTAAAACAGACACTCCCAATCACTGACGGGGCACGTCCGTGGACGTTTAGGGGCTCATATTTGCTAAGTCTGGATGTAGACGCTCTAAGTTTGCGAAGGTGTCCCTGGACCCAAATCTCTCGTGTACATCAATTCTATGTCTGTATGGCCCTATCACACTTCAGTTATGACAGGCCTTTTGTTTTGCAATGTTCAACGCAAAATTGAATAGCGTAATtttgcatgcatatatacacatattttgttagttaaattgTAGTCAAAATTAAGTTAGGCTTAATCCTAGAGGCTGCCTTATTACAAACTTAGAAGGAGAGAGTAAGATTTATGTTTCTTTATTACATGTGGACTTAGACATATTTAGCTAAATGAATTATGTGCGGTCGTATGTGACACTGACGCATGTGATGACATCAATCATTTGCATATAGATATAACTAGGATGTGACCACCTAATTGTCCCAAGCTAACTCCATCAAACATGTCATGATCTGATAGTTAATGTTTACAAATAGAGAACAATTAGGGGCCCCTCTAACCCGTTCGGGAAGATTCACACAAAATAATGCCTCAATGCCATATATAACCCGTAGGGAGCTTGCTAGCTAATAGTACTAGGCGTGATTAGGTTCCCTCTCTATCCTCTCCACAAAAAGTTCAATGGATCTGCAGCAAGTAATGGAGCATCAACAATTCGACGACGCCGTCCCGAGCAGCATGATCTGGCCGTTAGAGGCAGACAGCGGTTTCACCGACGAGCTGCTGTCTTTGCAGTTACCGGACCTGGACCTTGACTTCGACATCCACGAGTTCTCCGGACCGGCAACGGCACCGGCGAAAGCGGCCTCCTCGGGTGGCTCCGGATTGGTTGGTTCCGGTTCAGGATCGCATAAGAAGCTCAGCCACAACGCGTACGAGCGCGACCGGCGGACGCAGCTCAATCAGCTCTACTCGACTCTCCGTTCTCTCATCCCCAACGCAGATCACACTGTAAATCATTCCTTTACTCTTTGATGCGAGTTAATTAGGAGGTAGTAATAGCCCTAACGATTAAGATGAAATATTTACACATTATGACCGATGTGTATCTCCCTATCTCGTGCGGCATGCAGAAGAAGCTGAGCATTCCGACGACGGTGTGTCAGGTCCTCGACTACATACCCGAGCTGCAGAAGCAGGTCGAGGATCTGGAGAAGAAGAAACAGGAGCTCACTAGAGCCAAATGCAGAGAAAGACTGCAGCGCGTCAAGGACAACACAGGTCGTATTGTTTCTGCCACTCCTCTCGATGGCAACGAAATCATGGTCCAGGTTAGCCTGCTTAGTAACATGGCTGCAAGTCTTCCTCTGTCCAAGTGCATAAACGTATTTGAGAACGAAGGCCTTCACCTCATCAGTTCATCGACTTTCTCCACCGAGGTCAATAGAACATTCTACAGCTTCCACTTTGAGGTACATTTTTACATGCGCCCTTCATTTCCTGTTAATACTCTACTAACATGGTAGACGACACAAATGCGAGAGAATCATCTTTAATGCGTTTAAAAGTGTCAGTCTTATGCaaatatattttatattttttactcTTGTTAACCCACCCCCTTTCATTGCATAATACAAGGTATTTTTAACATTGGCACGTTGATAAAGGTGTAACCTTTATTTTCCCCACACAAAAAAAAAACTTAACCTTTATTTTGTATATGAATATAGATGATGTTCCTAAAAGACAACAAGAAAACGTGAAACATTTTTTACAAAATGAAACATCAGCTCCATAGCACCGTGAACCCCATTGCAATTTGCGTGCATGCAGATAAGAGAAGACAACCTGGTATCATCGAGATTCCATTGAATCTTGAAACTCAAAAATGTGTTAGTTATCAACTGCAAACCCAATTTACGACTAGTATTCACTGTTGGCTCTTGTCTCGACGAGAGCTTAGATACAGTATCCCATATATGTGTATGTTTCAACGACAAAAATCCACCATTTCATCATCCAGTGGTTTATGTAGTTGGCATTGTGTTGGTACCACATTACCATGTGACAACTTGTTACAAAAGGCTGGTGACTAGTGTGTCATTACGTGCTAATGAAAGATTCTAAAAATGTGTTAAAGCATAAGTTAGCACCTATATAAAGTAGCGGATGTATTGGTACCAAAGGTACCACATGGTAACTTGTCGAAGAATTGGATGGTGACTAGGGTGTTATTACATGGTAACAAAAGAGTCCAAACTTTTGTTTGTTGAAATATAAACAAGGACCAATTCCAGTTCtgcccctaactcgaacccactactcagttttgcccctaattttcaggtatgctcagttttgcccctccgccgttagtgtcacttatagaaatgcccttttgcgccgttaccgtccggtcaaagtactttgaccatccagaaaaaaatagcaaaaaaaatcaaaaaaatatgaaatttggtgggatcaaagatagtcatgtccgcaaggcgcgtgcacatttttgtgttggttggacactccgagagctcgtggcaaaggaaaacaaaaataatttatgcctatgaacagtaaattcgaaaaaaatagcaaaaaagttcaaaaaaatttgaatttatttggcgtcaaagaggcttgagtgcacaaagtgcttgcaagttttggtgatcaaatgacgtacggagcgctctagagaaaaaaaacaaaatagtgcattttttcaaagtttttttgagctaaaatttgttttttttctccacgagctcctacaatgtccaaacacaacaaaaacgtgCACACATCTTGCGCACCTGAATATCTTGAGTCCCAcgaaatttcatatttttttgattttttttctattttttttttgaatttactgctcgcatgcgtacaaaatttatgttttcctttgacacgagctcccggagtgtccgaacggcatgaaaatgtgcacgcgccttgcggacatgactatcttcgatcccaccaaatttcatatttttttgattttttttgctattttttcaggacggtcaaagacctttgaccggacggtaacggcagagaagggcatttctataagtgaaactaacggcggaggggcaaaactgagcatacctaaaaattaggggcaaaactgagtagtgggttcgagttaagggcatagatgtaaatgtccctATAAACAAGTGAGATCTAGTTTTTTAAGCTTTTGTCAATATGGAGACAACCATGAACACATGTTGTCAATGGGGTCGACAATTTGAGCTAAATAACAATTTTTATCTCTGAAAATAAATTTAGCGTGTTGTTGTCATCACTTCTAAATTTGCTCTATGTGTATATAGCAATTTTATTTTCCTCCTTATGCGCACATAATAATTTACCTTTTTGCATGCAATCTTTTAAAACTTCGCGTGGCTGATGAATGTGTGGCATGTTCGGAATAATTGGACCATCCATTCCAGAAGTGATGTTGATTCACTTTTTCCTCGGTAATTTATTTATACAGTCAGATATCAAGGTGCGAGGGAACAAAGCAAACTAACCTTCAATTTACACCCCTAAATCAAATTTTGCAATGGTCTCTAGTGTTGGTCTATAACTATACGCCCATTTGCAATTTGTGCATAACTGTATGCCATTCGCAAGGTTGTTGATTGCATTTGCCTTAGGTTCCATTAATCAATTCTCATTTATGTGCTCGTGCGTGGATACTCATGTTGGTGCCTAATAATCATCAACCATTTTCTCTTGTGTTATTGCCCCTAACAAAATTTGTACGTTATTGATATTGATGATTATCTATAGGGGGCAAGATGGTAAGATGAGTATTTGCATTGGCTATAATTTTTTAATGATTTTCCAATCTTTTATTCACTCCTTGCACTAGATTAAAAATGGTTTTCATGTAAGATCTGTCCAAGTGCAACAATGATGTCTATGGGTTATGATTTTTCGGGGGATATGAAGATATATTTGTTATGGCCTGCTTAGATAGGACTATGAAGATCTAACATATGCTATCTAGGTAAGTACAATTATCTAGATCTAATGGATGCGGTCTATGTAGAAACATTTATATAGATCCAAGCAATGCAGTCTGTTTAGTTACACTCTATGTAGATCTAATAGATGTGATATTGCAGGTACAACTTTATAGATCTAACATATGTCTATGTTTATATATTGTTATGTACATTTAACTGTCATGATCTCTTTAAGTACAGTTATGAAGATCTAACATATGTGTTTTGTTTAGTTATGGATATATAGAACTAAAAGCTATGGTCTGTTTAGATAAGGTTATCTATATCTAGCTAATACAATATGTTTAGACACAATTATTATGTCTAACAATGTGATCTACAAATAAAGAGATGACCCACCAGATCAATATTATGAGAACTTGTAGCACATCACACAATTTGAACTATAACAGAAAACCATTCATACTTCTCTTAGAAATGAGACCCGCGTGACTTGCAAAACGTAGGTATATAAAAAGTACAATCAAGGAATTTTTTGTACTTTGAATACTCATATGATTCGTATTAAGCAAATGATGAATTTACGGAAGGGTAAATTATG belongs to Triticum urartu cultivar G1812 chromosome 7, Tu2.1, whole genome shotgun sequence and includes:
- the LOC125525299 gene encoding protein IRON-RELATED TRANSCRIPTION FACTOR 2-like, with protein sequence MDLQQVMEHQQFDDAVPSSMIWPLEADSGFTDELLSLQLPDLDLDFDIHEFSGPATAPAKAASSGGSGLVGSGSGSHKKLSHNAYERDRRTQLNQLYSTLRSLIPNADHTKKLSIPTTVCQVLDYIPELQKQVEDLEKKKQELTRAKCRERLQRVKDNTGRIVSATPLDGNEIMVQVSLLSNMAASLPLSKCINVFENEGLHLISSSTFSTEVNRTFYSFHFEVHFYMRPSFPVNTLLTW